Within the Bradyrhizobium cosmicum genome, the region CAGAAGGTGTTGCCGCCGTCGATGATGACGTCGCCGTCCTGCATCACGCCTGCGATCGTGTCGATCGTGGTCTCGGTGATGTGGCCCGCAGGCAGCATCACCCAGGCCGTGCGCGGCCGCTCCAGCTTTGAGATGAATTCTTCGAGCGTCGCCGAACCCACCGCGCCGTCCGCGGCAAGGCCGGCGACGGCCTTGGCGTCCTTGTCGTAGACCACGGTCGAATGTCCGTGGCGCATCAGCCGGCGAACGATGTTGCCGCCCATCCGGCCGAGGCCGATCATGCCGAGTTGCATTTGAAAGATTCCCTTAGTTCAGCGCGTCGTTGAGCGCCGCATTGAGCGCAGCGAGACCCTTCTTGAGTCCGCCCTTGAGGTGCACCCGAAGGGCCCGCCGGCCGCGCTCGGTGAGCACGTCGAAATCGCCGCGCGCTTGCGCTGCCTTGATCACGCCGAAGCTGGCCTTCTGGCCCGGCACGGCAAGATCCTTGGCATCGTCGGCCGTGATCTGCAGGAACACCCCGCTGTCGGGTCCACCCTTGTAGGCCTGGCCGGTGGAGTGCAGGAAGCGCGGGCCGAACTCGGCGCAGGTTGCGACGTGACGCTTCTCGCGCACTTCTAGCCGCATCGCCTGCAACGCGTCGATTGTCGCCTTGTCGCGGGCGATGTAGCCGAGCAGGGCGACATAGTCGCCATGATTGGAGCGGGAGAGATGCGCCTTCAGCCAGGAGGTGAGGTCGCCGTTGGCGCCGGCGGCGCGCAGCGCCGTGGCGTTGGCCTCGTCGGTGTAGAGATCGGCTTCGTCCGTGCTGACCACCGGTTGCTCCGCGGGGAGCACGCCGGTCTTCTCGTACGCCGTGGTCAGCTCGCGGGTCTTGATCTTGGCGGCTTCCACATCCGGCTGGTCGAACGGGTTGATGCCGAGGATGCTGCCGGCCACCGCCGTCGCCATCTCGAAGCGGAAGAATTCCTGGCCGAGATGGTCGATCGACTTCATCACGATGCGCACCACGGGATGGCCGGCCGCTTCGATCGCGGCAAGCTGCGAGTCGTGTGCGGCGTCCGCTTCGCCCTCGGTGCGGATGTCGATGAAGAAGCGGTCGTTGCCGTAGACCGAAGGCTCGCCCAGCGGCTCGTCGGCGATCGGGATCAGGCCCTTGCCTTCCTTGCCGGTCGATTCGGCGATGAGCTGCTCAGCCCAGGCGCCGAAATCGGCGATCTTCTTCGACGACAGGATCGTCACCTTGTCGCGGCCTTCGAGGCCGGCAAGGCCCATGGCGAGGCCGAGCTGCACGCCGGGGTTCTCACTGGGCGGCACGTCAGGCCCGCAGGAGCGGGCCATCGCCAGCGCATGCTTGACCAGAGTCTTGACGTCGATGCCGGCGGTTGCCGCTGGCACCAGGCCGAACGGCGACAGCACCGAATAGCGTCCGCCGATCGACGGCTCGCCATGGAAGATGCGGGCGTAGTTGAGGCTCTTGGCCGCCTTCTCCAGCGACGAGCCGGGGTCGGTCACCGCGATGAAGCGGAAGCCGGTCTTGGCCTTCGGGCCGAGGGCCTGCGTGACGCGCTCATGGAAATAGTCTTTCATCGCGTTCGGCTCGGTGGTGCCGCCGGACTTGCTGGACACGATGAACACGGTATTGGCGATGTCGATCTTCGCTTCCATCGCCCGCACCTGCGCAGGGTCGGTGGAGTCGAGCACGTGCAGCTTCGGGAAGCCGACCTTCTTCGCAAAGGTCTCGGCCAGCACCTCGGGCCCGAGGCTCGAGCCGCCCATGCCGAGCACGACGGCATCGGAGAATTTCTGGCCCTTCACGCGGTTTGCGTAATCCTCGTAGTCGGCGACGTCGGCCTTGGCGGCGCTGTCGAGCCAGCCGAGCCATTTGTCCTCGTCGGTGCCGGTCCAGACCGATTTGTCGCGCTGCCACAGCCTGCGGATCTTGGCGGACCCGCGCCATTCCTCGGTGCTTTTGGCCACGGCCTTGCCGAGCCCGTCGCCGAGCGAGAGCTGTTGGCGGTCTATCGCGGGTCCAAGCACGGTGGCGCGTTTGTGCGCGACCGCGCCGTAGAGCTTGTCAGCGGCATCCGCAAACTGCTTCACGCCGTCCTTGACGAGTTCTTCGGTGATGGCATCGAGCGAAACACCTGAACGCTCCAGCTCTTCCAGCACGCGATAGGCATCCTCGACATTCTCCTCGAGGCTGTCGCGCGGCTTGCCGTGGTCGCGAAACGCATCGAGCGTCGCGGGCGGCACGGTGTTGATGGTGTCGGGGCCGATCAGTTCTTCGACATAGAGCGTGTCGCGGTAATCCTTGTTCTTGGTGCCGGTGGATGCCCACAGCATGCGCTGCGGCCTCGCGCCCTTGGCGGCGAGCTTGTCCCAGCGCGGGCCTGAAAACAGGCGCTTGTAGTCCTGGTAGGCGACCTTGGCGTTGGCGATCGCGACCTTGCCCTTCAGCGCGGCGAGGCGTTCCTTCTCGGATGGATCGTTGGCGCGCGCGATCTTCTCGTCGAGCTGCTTGTCGACGACCGAGTCGATGCGGCTGACGAAGAAGCTCGCCACGCTTGCGACATGCGAGGGGTTGCCGCCGCCGGCGACGTATTTTTCGAGACCGGCGAGATAGGCCTCGGCGACCTCAAGGTAGACCGCCTTCGAGAACAGTAGCGTGATGTTGATGCTGATGCCGTCGCCGATCAGTGTTTCGATCGCCGGCAGACCTTCCGACGTCGCCGGCACCTTCACCATCAGGTTCTTGCGACCCACGTCCTTCCAGAGCCGCCGCGCCTCGGCGACCGTGCCGGCGGTGTCCATCGCGAGGTAAGGCGAGACCTCCAGGCTGACATAGCCGTCGCCGCCCTTGAGCCGGTCGTAGACCGGGCGCAGCACGTCGGCGGCGTTCTGGATGTCCTCGACCGCGACGGCCTCGAACAGATCGGCGACGGTCCGGTCGCCGCGCTTGAGCGCCTTGCCGATCGGGGCGTCGTATTCGTCCGAGCTGCCGATCGCCTTCTCGAAGATCGAGGGGTTGGAGGTGACGCCCTTGACGCCGTCGGTGTCGATCAGCCGCTTCAAATCGCCCTTGGCGATGAAACCACGGGCCAGGAAGTCCAGCCAGACGGCTTGTCCGTGCTTTTCCAGTTCTTTGACGGGATTCATGATGCTTATTTATCTCCAAGCCTGCGGGCGAGGGGTTTCCGCGCCGGTCCTGACGCGCTATCCTCTAGCTTACATGCTCCCGGGAGGGAACTAATCAAGGGTATCAGCGTCATACTCTCAGTGTAACTCCGCGGCGATGATGGCGATCCAGATCGCGAAGCGTGTGTTGCGTAAAAAGTCGTTGGCCGGGAGGACCGGCCGAGGTCCCGTTGCGTAACGCCGGCCGCTGGTCTCGTTGGCTTTCGTCACTTGGACCAGTGGCTCTGCGGAGTATCATCGGCGGATTCCGATCCGCCTGGTACGTCGTGACTTGGTCGCGAATGGCCATGCTGGGGGAAAGCATGCACGCACAACGTGACGGTCTGGCGCTCTCCGTCGCCGACAGCCCGCAAGCGGTCGGATCGGCCGTTTGCATCGACGCGTTCCACGATCTCGAAATCAGTCCATGTACGACCCAGCTGCGGCTGCTGGTCGCGGCGGGTTTCGCGATGACCCTGCTCAGTGCGGCTCTTGCCTTTGACTGGTGGGACGGCCTCGGCGGCTACGACACGATGGCCGGCTATGCCGGCGTCGTGGTGTTCGGCCTGATGACCTGCCGGCTGATCTGGATGTTGCCCGCCGAGCGGGGGCCGGTGGTGATCGTCACCCCCTACGGCATCCGCGACCTCCGCGTCGGCAATGAATTTCTGCTGTGGGACTCGATCGCGGAGATTTCGGCTGACGAATGCCGCGGGCACAAGATGATCGTGCTGACGCCGACGCCGGCCTTGCAGCGGCAGCTCTGCACCATCCGCACCTCGGCTCGCCGCGCGCACAACGATCGTATCGTCATCCGCCTGGATGGGTTGGTGACCGATTTTGACACATTGCTGAGGGCCTGCCGCGATTGTCATGCTGCCAGCAACCCACGCACCGCATTGCAGCAGGAAGATGAACGCGGCACCCGCGACGGCATTCGTGGCTTCGCCGTACCAGCGACATAAGATTGCCGCGCGCGGACTGCTCTATGCTGCAGTGCCGGATGGACTCGTCCCCCGGTAATGCCCGGATGTTGCGAGCGAGTGACATTTCTTGGAAATGAGCGATGATAGACGCAGATTCGCACAAATAACAGGCATGTGCCTGTTCGTAACTCAATGAGTGCCTACGTTGTGCGTTGCGTGGAGTTGGCACCCGGGTGTCCAATGATCGTCATGTGCTCACGCTGATTCGAGAGTGGCGCTACGGAACGGTCCAGTCGTCGCTGCTTTAGTTCAGTTGTGTAGCGGAACTCACGCGGAGAGGGATCATGTACAACGATTCTTTGTTCAACGCTTTCGCTCGGTCGTTCGAGGCGAGAAGCCAGCACGACATGTCGATGGCGGAATATCTGGAATCGTGTCGAAGCGATCCCATGAAATACGCCAATGCGGCCGAGCGATTACTAGCGGCGATCGGCGAGCCCCAAACGATTGACACGGCCAAGGACCCACGCCTTGGCCGTATTTTTTTGAACCGCACGATCCGCACCTATCCGGCCTTCGCCGGCTTCTACGGCATGGAAGAAACCATCGAGCGCATCGTCGGGTTCTTCCGTCACGCAGCGCAGGGCCTAGAGGAGCGCAAGCAGATTCTCTATCTGCTCGGTCCGGTCGGTGGCGGCAAATCCTCGCTCGCCGAGCGGCTGAAGTCGCTGATGGAAGTGCATCCGATCTACGTGCTGAAAGCCGGCGACGAACTCTCGCCCGTGTTCGAGAGTCCGCTCAGCCTGTTCGATCCCGATCAGCTCGGCCCGATGCTGGAAGAGAAATACGGCATTCCGCGCCGGCGCCTCACCGGCCTGATGAGCCCGTGGTGCTACAAGCGGCTGGAGGCTTTCGGCGGCGACATTTCCCAGTTCAGAGTCGCAAAAATCCAGCCGTCGCGGCTGCGCCAGATCGGCATCGCCAAGACCGAGCCCGGTGACGAGAACAACCAGGACATCTCCTCGCTGGTCGGCAAGGTCGATATCCGCAAGCTCGAGACCTACGCCCAGAACGATCCCGACGCCTACAGCTATTCCGGCGGCCTCAACCGCGCCAACCAGGGCGTGCTCGAGTTCGTCGAAATGTTCAAGGCGCCGATCAAGATGCTGCATCCGCTGCTCACGGCGACGCAGGAAGGCAACTACATCGGCACCGAGAATATCGGTGCGATCCCGTTCACCGGCGTCATCCTCGCGCATTCGAACGAAGCCGAGTGGGCGAGCTTCAAGTCGAACAAGAACAACGAGGCCTTCATCGACCGCATCTGCGTGATCAAGGTGCCTTACTGCCTGCGGATCACGGAAGAGCAGAAGATCTACGAGAAGCTGATTCAGGGCTCCGAGCTCGCGGCCGCGCCATGCGCGCCCTCGACGCTGGAGACGCTGGCGCGGTTCTCGGTGATGTCGCGGCTGCGCAAGCACGAGAATTCCACGATCTATGCCAAGATGCGGGTTTACGACGGCGAGAGCCTGAAGGAATCCGATCCGAAGGCGCGCAGCGTCCAGGAATATCGCGATGCCGCCGGCGTCGACGAGGGCATGGACGGCGTCTCCACCCGCTTTGCCTTCAAGATCCTGGCTGCGACCTTCAACCACGATCCGCAGGAAGTCGCCGCCGACGCCGTGCATCTGATGTACGCGCTGGAGCAGTCAATCAAGCGTGAGCAGCTGCCCGAGGAAGTCGAGAAGCGCTACCTCGAATTCATCAAGGCGGATCTGGCCCCGCGTTATGCCGAGTTCATCGGTCACGAGATCCAGAAGGCCTATCTCGAATCCTACTCGGATTACGGCCAGAACCTGTTCGACCGCTACGTCGACTACGCCGATGCCTGGATCGAAGACCAGGACTTCAAGGATCCCGACACCGGCCAGCTGCTCGATCGCGAACTCTTGAACCAGGAACTGACGAAAATCGAGAAGCCGGCGGGCATCGCCAACCCCAAGGACTTCCGCAACGAGGTGGTCAAATTCTCGTTACGGTCGCGCGCCCAGAACGGCGGCAAGAATCCGACCTGGACCTCCTACGAGAAGATTCGCGATGTGATCGAAAAGCGGATATTCTCTCAAGTCGAGGACCTGCTTCCGGTCATCTCGTTCGGATCCAAGAAGGACGGCGAGACGGAGAAGAAGCACGGCGAGTTCGTGGCACGCATGGTGGAGCGCGGCTACACCGAGCGTCAGGTTCGCCGGCTGGTCGAATGGTATATGCGCGTGAAGCAAGCCGGTTGAGGCGGATGAGAAAGTGGCCATTCACATCATTGACAGGCGCCTGAATCCAGGCGGCAAGAGTCTTGAGAACCGCCAGCGGTTCTTGCGTCGGGCCAAATCCCTGGTGCAGGGCGCCGTCAAGAAGACCTCGCAGGAACGCGACATCAAGGACGTCCTGGAGGGTGGTGAGGTCACGATCCCGCTCGACGGCATGCACGAGCCGCGGTTCCGCCGTGAAGGCGGGACGCGCGACATGGTGCTGCCCGGCAACAAGAAGTTCGTCGAGGGGGACTATCTCCAGCGCTCCGGCCAGGGCAGCGCCAAGGATTCCGGCCCTGGCGAAGGCGACAGCGAGGATGCCTTCCGCTTTGTGCTCAGCCGCGACGAGTTCGTCGATCTCTTCCTCGACGATCTCGAGCTGCCGGATCTGGCCAAACGCAAGATCGCGCAGACCGAGAGCGAAGGTATCCAGCGCGCCGGCTACACCACATCGGGCTCGCCCTCCAACATCTCGGTGAGTCGGACCGTGCGGCGCGCGATGGCGCGTCGTATCGCGCTCAAGCGCCCCAGTAAGGACGAGATCGAGGAGCTGGAAGCGGCAATCGCCGATTGCACGGACGAGGACGAGCGCTTGCTGATGCTCGCCCAGCTCGAAAAGCTGAAGGCGAAGTCGAAGCGGATTCCGTTCATCGATCCGATCGACATCCGCTATCGGCGCTTCGAGACGGTGCCCAAGCCCGTCGCGCAGGCCGTGATGTTCTGCCTGATGGACGTCTCGGGCTCGATGTCCGAGCACATGAAGGATCTCGCCAAGCGATTCTACATGCTGCTCTACGTGTTCCTGAAGCGCCGCTACAAGCATGTCGAGATCGTCTTCATCCGCCACACCGACCGCGCCGAGGAGGTGGACGAGCAGACCTTCTTCTACGGCCCGGCCTCGGGTGGCACGCTGGTCTCCAGCGCGCTGCAGGCGATGCACGAGATCGTGCGCGAGCGCTTCAGCCCGGCGGACTGGAACATCTACGCCGCGCAAGCCTCCGACGGCGACAATTCCTATTCCGACGGCGAGCTCACCGGCATGCTGCTGACCGACAAGATCCTGCCGGTCTGCCAGTTCTTCGCCTATCTCGAGGTCGGGGAATCGGGCGGCAGCGCCTTCGATCTCTCCGACTCCTCGCTCTGGACTCTCTACGAGCGCCTGCGCAACGGCGGCGCACCGCTCTCGATGCGCAAGGTCAGCGAGCGCAGCGAGATCTTCCCGGTGTTCCACGATCTGTTCCAGCGCCGCGAAACTGCCCAGGAGAAAGCTGCTCCATGACGGAAAGATTGTTCGAAGGCGCGGATTGGGATTTTCACACCTTGCAGCGCATCACCGATGCCTGCGAGGAGGTGGCGAAGAACGATCTCGGGCTCGACGTCTATCCGAACCAGATCGAGGTCATCACCGCCGAGCAGATGCTGGATGCCTACTCCTCGGTCGGCATGCCGCTGTTCTACAAGCACTGGTCCTTCGGCAAGCAGTTCGCCTATCACGAGGCCTCCTACCGCAAGGGCCTGATGGGCCTCGCCTATGAGATCGTGATCAACTCTTCGCCCTGCATCTCCTATCTGATGGAGGAGAACACGGCGACAATGCAGACGCTGGTGATCGCGCATGCCGCCTTCGGCCACAACCACTTCTTCAAGAACAACTATCTGTTCAAGCAGTGGACCGACGCCGACGGCATCCTGGACTATCTCGATTTCGCCAAGACCTACGTCATGCAATGCGAGGAGCGCTACGGCCGCACCGAGGTCGAGCGCACGCTGGACGCTGCGCATGCGCTGATGTCGCACGGCATCGACCGCTATCCCGGCAAGAAGAAGCTCGACCTGCGCGCCGAGGAGAAGCGGGCGGGGCGGCGCCGTCAGCACGAGGAGGAGGTCTTCAACGATCTCTGGCGGACGGTCCCCAAGGGCGCCGCCAAGAGCAAGTCCACGCTCAGCCTCGAGCGCCGCCGCAAGCTGCTCGGCCTGCCGCAGGAAAACCTGCTCTATTTCCTGGAGAAGAGCGCGCCGCGGCTGGCTCCCTGGCAGCGCGAACTGCTGCGCATCGTGCGCCACATCGCGCAATATTTCTATCCGCAGAGCCAGACCAAGGTCATGAACGAGGGCACCGCGACCTACGTCCACTACCGCATCATGACCAAGCTGCACCAGACTGGCCGCATCACCGACGGCAATTTCCTCGAATTCCTGCAATCGCACACCAACGTGGTGTTCCAGCCCGAATTCGATGATCGGCGCTTCTCGGGCTTCAATCCCTATGCGCTGGGCTTCGCCATGATGCAGGACATCGAGCGCATCGTCACCAGGCCGGAAGACGAGGATCGGGAATGGTTCCCCGATATCGCCGGCAAGAACGACGTGATGGGCGTGCTGCGCGACGTCTGGGCCAACTACCGCGACGAAAGCTTCATCGCCCAGTTCCTGAGCCCGAAGCTGATGCGGCAGCTCCGCATGTTCCATCTGCACGACGATCCCGAGGAGCGTGCGGGCATTAGGGTCGATGCGATCCATGATGAGCGCGGCTTCCGCCGCGTGCGGCGTGAGCTGGCGCGGCAGCACGATGTCGGCTACATCGACGCCAACATCGAGGTGGTCGACGTCGATCTCTCCGGCGACCGCCGGCTGATCCTGCACCACCACGTCATCAAGGGCGCGCAGCTCAACGAGACCGACGCCAAGCGGGTGCTCCAGCACCTCGCCGATCTCTGGACCTACGACGTCTCGCTGATCGAGGTCGACGCCAACGACAAGGTGCTGCGCGAATATGTCGTAAGCCCGCGCCCGGTCACCGCGGCGGCCTGAGGGGGCTGGCTGCTCCTGTCGCACCGACGTGGCGGATAGCTCGCCCGCAGCCCATCCTTCGAGACGCCCGCCTTTGGCGGGCCCTCAGGATGAGGGGGGAGTGCGTGGTTGCAATTTCCACGAATCGAGATGCTGCTTGGCCTCATCCTGAGGAGACCGCTGGAAGCGATCGTCTCGAAGCACGAGGCGCATGCGCTGGCCTTCACCAAGGATGCTCTAAACCGGCTTCTTGGCCGGCTTCTTCTTCGACGCATTCAGCTCGACCGCCGCGCGGATCAGCGCCATCAACGCCTTCTCATTGATCTTCGCACCCTCGTGAAAATCGATCGCGCGCCGCACGTTTCCCTCAAGGCTGGAATTGAACAGGCCGGACGGGTCATCCAGCGCTGCACCCTTCGCAA harbors:
- a CDS encoding PrkA family serine protein kinase, whose protein sequence is MYNDSLFNAFARSFEARSQHDMSMAEYLESCRSDPMKYANAAERLLAAIGEPQTIDTAKDPRLGRIFLNRTIRTYPAFAGFYGMEETIERIVGFFRHAAQGLEERKQILYLLGPVGGGKSSLAERLKSLMEVHPIYVLKAGDELSPVFESPLSLFDPDQLGPMLEEKYGIPRRRLTGLMSPWCYKRLEAFGGDISQFRVAKIQPSRLRQIGIAKTEPGDENNQDISSLVGKVDIRKLETYAQNDPDAYSYSGGLNRANQGVLEFVEMFKAPIKMLHPLLTATQEGNYIGTENIGAIPFTGVILAHSNEAEWASFKSNKNNEAFIDRICVIKVPYCLRITEEQKIYEKLIQGSELAAAPCAPSTLETLARFSVMSRLRKHENSTIYAKMRVYDGESLKESDPKARSVQEYRDAAGVDEGMDGVSTRFAFKILAATFNHDPQEVAADAVHLMYALEQSIKREQLPEEVEKRYLEFIKADLAPRYAEFIGHEIQKAYLESYSDYGQNLFDRYVDYADAWIEDQDFKDPDTGQLLDRELLNQELTKIEKPAGIANPKDFRNEVVKFSLRSRAQNGGKNPTWTSYEKIRDVIEKRIFSQVEDLLPVISFGSKKDGETEKKHGEFVARMVERGYTERQVRRLVEWYMRVKQAG
- a CDS encoding YeaH/YhbH family protein, which codes for MHIIDRRLNPGGKSLENRQRFLRRAKSLVQGAVKKTSQERDIKDVLEGGEVTIPLDGMHEPRFRREGGTRDMVLPGNKKFVEGDYLQRSGQGSAKDSGPGEGDSEDAFRFVLSRDEFVDLFLDDLELPDLAKRKIAQTESEGIQRAGYTTSGSPSNISVSRTVRRAMARRIALKRPSKDEIEELEAAIADCTDEDERLLMLAQLEKLKAKSKRIPFIDPIDIRYRRFETVPKPVAQAVMFCLMDVSGSMSEHMKDLAKRFYMLLYVFLKRRYKHVEIVFIRHTDRAEEVDEQTFFYGPASGGTLVSSALQAMHEIVRERFSPADWNIYAAQASDGDNSYSDGELTGMLLTDKILPVCQFFAYLEVGESGGSAFDLSDSSLWTLYERLRNGGAPLSMRKVSERSEIFPVFHDLFQRRETAQEKAAP
- a CDS encoding SpoVR family protein, whose translation is MTERLFEGADWDFHTLQRITDACEEVAKNDLGLDVYPNQIEVITAEQMLDAYSSVGMPLFYKHWSFGKQFAYHEASYRKGLMGLAYEIVINSSPCISYLMEENTATMQTLVIAHAAFGHNHFFKNNYLFKQWTDADGILDYLDFAKTYVMQCEERYGRTEVERTLDAAHALMSHGIDRYPGKKKLDLRAEEKRAGRRRQHEEEVFNDLWRTVPKGAAKSKSTLSLERRRKLLGLPQENLLYFLEKSAPRLAPWQRELLRIVRHIAQYFYPQSQTKVMNEGTATYVHYRIMTKLHQTGRITDGNFLEFLQSHTNVVFQPEFDDRRFSGFNPYALGFAMMQDIERIVTRPEDEDREWFPDIAGKNDVMGVLRDVWANYRDESFIAQFLSPKLMRQLRMFHLHDDPEERAGIRVDAIHDERGFRRVRRELARQHDVGYIDANIEVVDVDLSGDRRLILHHHVIKGAQLNETDAKRVLQHLADLWTYDVSLIEVDANDKVLREYVVSPRPVTAAA
- a CDS encoding STM3941 family protein, whose product is MAMLGESMHAQRDGLALSVADSPQAVGSAVCIDAFHDLEISPCTTQLRLLVAAGFAMTLLSAALAFDWWDGLGGYDTMAGYAGVVVFGLMTCRLIWMLPAERGPVVIVTPYGIRDLRVGNEFLLWDSIAEISADECRGHKMIVLTPTPALQRQLCTIRTSARRAHNDRIVIRLDGLVTDFDTLLRACRDCHAASNPRTALQQEDERGTRDGIRGFAVPAT
- a CDS encoding bifunctional transaldolase/phosoglucose isomerase → MNPVKELEKHGQAVWLDFLARGFIAKGDLKRLIDTDGVKGVTSNPSIFEKAIGSSDEYDAPIGKALKRGDRTVADLFEAVAVEDIQNAADVLRPVYDRLKGGDGYVSLEVSPYLAMDTAGTVAEARRLWKDVGRKNLMVKVPATSEGLPAIETLIGDGISINITLLFSKAVYLEVAEAYLAGLEKYVAGGGNPSHVASVASFFVSRIDSVVDKQLDEKIARANDPSEKERLAALKGKVAIANAKVAYQDYKRLFSGPRWDKLAAKGARPQRMLWASTGTKNKDYRDTLYVEELIGPDTINTVPPATLDAFRDHGKPRDSLEENVEDAYRVLEELERSGVSLDAITEELVKDGVKQFADAADKLYGAVAHKRATVLGPAIDRQQLSLGDGLGKAVAKSTEEWRGSAKIRRLWQRDKSVWTGTDEDKWLGWLDSAAKADVADYEDYANRVKGQKFSDAVVLGMGGSSLGPEVLAETFAKKVGFPKLHVLDSTDPAQVRAMEAKIDIANTVFIVSSKSGGTTEPNAMKDYFHERVTQALGPKAKTGFRFIAVTDPGSSLEKAAKSLNYARIFHGEPSIGGRYSVLSPFGLVPAATAGIDVKTLVKHALAMARSCGPDVPPSENPGVQLGLAMGLAGLEGRDKVTILSSKKIADFGAWAEQLIAESTGKEGKGLIPIADEPLGEPSVYGNDRFFIDIRTEGEADAAHDSQLAAIEAAGHPVVRIVMKSIDHLGQEFFRFEMATAVAGSILGINPFDQPDVEAAKIKTRELTTAYEKTGVLPAEQPVVSTDEADLYTDEANATALRAAGANGDLTSWLKAHLSRSNHGDYVALLGYIARDKATIDALQAMRLEVREKRHVATCAEFGPRFLHSTGQAYKGGPDSGVFLQITADDAKDLAVPGQKASFGVIKAAQARGDFDVLTERGRRALRVHLKGGLKKGLAALNAALNDALN